One stretch of Streptomyces sp. NBC_00443 DNA includes these proteins:
- a CDS encoding ATP-binding SpoIIE family protein phosphatase — MNFTRWSARLPGTQRRAAARTEPAAAVAQDLRGEGPGAVPAARAEHLTDEARPIPAVDELPVREVLDRVPALVALVHGPDHRLAYVNDTYVTAFGVRPPGEPAREALPELAELGLLPLLDQVLRSGRSRTLKSRKAPDGRSYTFTCTPVTEGDGGVLVFATDVTDHAEAAERLRASERRQRETAVTLQRSLLPQELEEPDDLRIAATYHPGGTEAAVGGDWYDVITLGGGRTALVIGDVMGRGVRAAAVMGQLRTAVRAYARLDLPPHEVLQLLDGLATEIDANQIATCVYAIHDPNEGRLIYASAGHLPILVRDENGAVQRADEPTGPPLGTGGWMHASGSIPLSPGSTAVLYTDGLVERRDEDLDEGIASLERALAGATGTPQVVCDRLVRSAGVTADHDDDVAVLVLQHPARTGPDSDLFRNAALELLGGIEAAPRARAFASGVLTSWRFPPDLHDLGVLAASELVANSLQHGTPPMRLRLRRTDRRLIIEVTDGDDHLPRRRRAEPADESGRGIAIVATIASSWGSRRTPGGGKAVWCEFVLPKTA; from the coding sequence GTGAACTTCACGCGCTGGAGCGCCCGGCTCCCCGGAACGCAGCGCCGCGCCGCAGCGCGGACCGAACCCGCGGCAGCGGTCGCCCAGGACCTCCGAGGAGAGGGACCGGGCGCCGTCCCCGCGGCCCGCGCCGAACACCTCACCGACGAGGCCAGGCCCATCCCCGCCGTGGACGAGCTGCCGGTCCGCGAGGTCCTGGACCGCGTCCCGGCCCTGGTCGCCCTCGTACACGGCCCCGACCACCGCCTGGCGTACGTCAACGACACCTACGTCACGGCCTTCGGTGTACGCCCCCCGGGCGAACCGGCCCGCGAGGCCCTCCCCGAGCTCGCCGAACTGGGCCTCCTCCCGCTCCTCGACCAGGTCCTGCGCAGCGGCAGGTCGCGCACCCTCAAGTCCCGCAAGGCCCCCGACGGCCGCTCCTACACCTTCACCTGCACGCCCGTGACCGAGGGCGACGGCGGAGTCCTCGTCTTCGCCACCGACGTCACCGACCACGCGGAAGCCGCCGAACGCCTCCGCGCCAGCGAACGCCGGCAACGCGAAACGGCCGTCACCCTCCAGCGCTCCCTCCTCCCGCAAGAGCTGGAGGAACCGGACGATCTGCGCATCGCCGCCACCTACCACCCCGGCGGCACGGAAGCCGCGGTCGGCGGTGACTGGTACGACGTGATCACCCTCGGCGGCGGCCGCACGGCCCTGGTCATCGGCGACGTGATGGGCAGAGGAGTACGAGCGGCGGCAGTCATGGGCCAGCTCCGTACGGCGGTGAGGGCCTACGCCCGCCTGGACCTCCCCCCGCACGAGGTGCTCCAGCTCCTCGACGGCCTGGCAACAGAGATCGACGCCAACCAGATCGCCACCTGCGTCTACGCCATCCACGACCCGAACGAGGGCCGCCTGATCTACGCGTCGGCCGGCCACCTCCCCATCCTGGTCCGAGACGAGAACGGCGCAGTCCAACGCGCCGACGAACCCACCGGCCCGCCGCTCGGCACCGGCGGCTGGATGCACGCGTCCGGCTCGATCCCCCTGAGCCCCGGCTCCACCGCGGTCCTCTACACCGACGGCCTGGTGGAGCGCCGGGACGAGGACCTGGACGAGGGAATCGCCTCCCTGGAACGCGCTCTGGCCGGCGCGACCGGCACCCCCCAGGTCGTCTGCGACCGCCTCGTCCGAAGCGCAGGCGTCACAGCGGACCACGACGACGACGTAGCGGTCCTGGTCCTTCAGCACCCGGCCCGCACGGGCCCCGACAGCGACCTTTTCCGCAACGCCGCCCTGGAACTCCTCGGCGGCATCGAAGCGGCCCCCCGCGCGCGTGCCTTCGCCTCCGGCGTCCTGACCAGTTGGCGCTTCCCTCCCGACCTCCACGACCTGGGCGTGCTGGCGGCCAGCGAACTCGTGGCCAACTCCCTCCAACACGGCACCCCACCCATGCGCCTCCGTCTCCGCCGCACCGACCGCCGCCTGATCATCGAGGTGACGGACGGCGACGACCATCTCCCCAGACGCCGCCGAGCCGAACCGGCCGACGAATCGGGCCGAGGAATCGCCATCGTCGCAACAATCGCCTCCAGCTGGGGCTCACGACGGACACCGGGCGGCGGCAAGGCGGTGTGGTGCGAGTTCGTACTGCCGAAGACGGCCTGA
- a CDS encoding asparagine synthase-related protein: MRWLVGWSSTAAVAAGIGSAGATGSDGETVHPVGSQLLWGDPDPLWAVGDWRPDEVRVVKADPQTRIAVLGTCGASDEQLRLGLFAARGGALRHLTAWSGSYTAVVQVGRRVMVCGDLAGARPVFYTPWAGGTAYATAALPLADLIEANLDFGHLAALLAAPDVPAALHDSTPYDGVRRIPPGHALILRTGAREIAGYEPVASLAVAAPTADPDSAVDAVRDALVEAVRTRLSAPRHVPGADIDPGPVPGMGPAERRAARGMPVPGIGADLSGGPASGTLALLAAGLPGMPGTVLGHGTGAGERLLAVTFNDLVVGGREAELERAGTLAANPRLHHVVVAGGEETLPYADLDGPLTDEPGPSLVTAARHRARLASGSADHFTGYGARQVLDAHPARLADLLMDRKRRHLVRPVAALAKADGSVLVPARVYGAARKLARTPYRTGLESLADRLLHRRFDEPGGAVGASLAALTWARPGPAARWLTGEALAEVSVRLQTATSRNGVGPGQRPGDYRARAALARHSADLRVLEQAAEIRFQRLHAPFLDNQVVRACRALPEALRVQPGARAAILRTVLEGAGVADLPPGWGAPSHASAAVAARTGLRVSADSLMTLFGTPLLAQAGLVEARVVRKALRAAAEGEPLPLDGLADLVSLELWLRRLLARRGTCWTGTPARQRAVPEGIKPQRGALGAGAGVRPV; the protein is encoded by the coding sequence ATGCGGTGGTTGGTGGGATGGAGCAGCACCGCCGCGGTGGCCGCCGGCATCGGCTCCGCGGGGGCGACCGGAAGCGACGGCGAGACCGTGCACCCGGTCGGTTCCCAACTCCTGTGGGGCGACCCCGATCCGCTCTGGGCGGTCGGCGACTGGCGCCCCGACGAGGTACGCGTGGTGAAGGCCGACCCGCAGACCCGGATCGCGGTACTGGGCACCTGCGGGGCGAGTGACGAGCAACTGCGCCTCGGTCTGTTCGCCGCGCGCGGAGGGGCACTTCGGCATCTGACGGCCTGGTCCGGCAGCTACACGGCCGTCGTCCAGGTCGGCCGCAGGGTCATGGTGTGCGGCGACCTGGCGGGCGCACGGCCGGTGTTCTACACCCCCTGGGCGGGCGGTACGGCGTATGCGACCGCCGCGCTCCCCCTCGCCGACCTCATCGAGGCCAACCTCGACTTCGGGCACCTCGCCGCGCTGCTTGCCGCCCCCGACGTACCGGCGGCCCTGCACGACTCCACCCCGTACGACGGCGTGCGGCGCATTCCACCGGGGCATGCGCTGATCCTGCGCACCGGGGCGCGCGAGATCGCCGGGTACGAGCCGGTCGCCTCGCTGGCGGTGGCGGCGCCGACGGCCGATCCCGACAGCGCGGTGGACGCCGTACGCGACGCCCTGGTGGAGGCGGTGCGCACGCGTCTGTCCGCGCCCCGCCACGTCCCCGGCGCCGACATAGACCCAGGGCCCGTACCCGGCATGGGCCCCGCCGAGCGGCGTGCCGCGCGCGGGATGCCGGTTCCGGGCATCGGCGCCGACCTGTCCGGCGGCCCGGCCTCCGGCACCCTGGCGCTGCTGGCCGCCGGCCTGCCCGGCATGCCGGGCACGGTCCTGGGGCACGGCACGGGCGCGGGGGAACGCCTTCTGGCGGTCACGTTCAACGACCTCGTGGTCGGCGGCCGGGAGGCCGAGCTGGAACGAGCGGGGACGCTGGCGGCCAACCCGCGCCTGCACCACGTGGTGGTGGCCGGCGGCGAGGAGACACTGCCGTACGCCGACCTGGACGGCCCGCTGACGGACGAGCCCGGCCCGAGCCTGGTGACGGCCGCGAGGCACCGCGCGCGTTTGGCGTCCGGCAGCGCCGACCACTTCACCGGCTACGGCGCCCGCCAGGTCCTGGACGCCCACCCGGCCCGCCTCGCGGACCTCCTGATGGACCGCAAGCGGCGCCACCTGGTCCGCCCGGTCGCGGCCCTGGCCAAGGCGGACGGCTCGGTGCTGGTCCCCGCGCGCGTGTACGGCGCGGCGCGCAAGCTGGCCCGCACCCCGTACCGCACCGGACTGGAATCCCTGGCCGACCGCCTCCTCCACCGCCGCTTCGACGAACCCGGAGGTGCCGTAGGGGCGTCGCTCGCCGCGCTCACCTGGGCCAGACCGGGCCCGGCGGCTCGCTGGCTGACCGGCGAGGCGCTGGCTGAAGTATCGGTTCGCCTGCAAACGGCGACGAGCCGCAACGGCGTGGGCCCCGGCCAACGCCCCGGCGACTACCGCGCGCGTGCGGCACTGGCCCGCCACTCGGCGGACCTGCGCGTCCTGGAACAAGCCGCCGAGATCCGCTTCCAACGCCTGCACGCCCCGTTCCTCGACAACCAGGTCGTACGCGCCTGCCGAGCCCTCCCGGAGGCCCTGCGCGTCCAGCCCGGCGCCCGCGCCGCGATCCTGCGTACGGTCCTGGAGGGCGCCGGAGTGGCCGACCTCCCACCCGGCTGGGGCGCCCCGTCCCACGCATCGGCGGCCGTGGCCGCGAGGACGGGCCTGCGCGTGTCGGCCGACTCCCTGATGACCCTGTTCGGCACCCCCCTACTGGCCCAGGCGGGCCTGGTGGAGGCCCGAGTGGTCCGCAAGGCCCTCCGCGCCGCCGCCGAGGGCGAGCCACTACCCCTGGACGGCCTGGCAGACCTGGTCTCCCTGGAACTGTGGCTACGCCGCCTGCTGGCCCGCCGAGGCACCTGCTGGACGGGGACACCGGCACGGCAACGCGCGGTACCGGAGGGGATCAAGCCGCAGCGGGGGGCGTTGGGGGCGGGGGCGGGGGTTCGGCCGGTTTAG
- a CDS encoding MFS transporter yields the protein MRRIHVGNALSAFGLGFTVPYLYVYVAQVRGLGAMTAGLVLAVFAVAALVVLPFAGRAIVRRGPLPVLVAALVTAALGALSLGLAGSAVSVLLSAAALGAGQAVMQPALATMIVDCSTAETRSRAFATQFFLQNLGLGVGGLIGGHLVDASSVSSFTLLFSIEAAMFLLLVVVMATVRMPRAPRIEGAPGAESGKGSWKQLLQNRAMVQLCVLGFVLFFACYGQFESGLSAYGVEAAGVSTSALGTALAANTAMIVVAQFAVLKFVERRSRSRVIAAVGLIWAVAWVAAGYAGLGHGSQEMATAAFISTYALFGLGEAMLSPTVAPLVADLAPEGMAGQYNSAFALVKQLALAVGPAVGGPMGASLHGPYVVTFLLFSLGIMYLAVRLGRELTAVQDRPWVGKSRVVAQGTASAAGQARARA from the coding sequence ATGCGCCGGATCCACGTGGGCAACGCACTCAGCGCGTTCGGGCTCGGTTTCACCGTCCCCTACCTGTACGTCTACGTGGCGCAGGTGCGGGGGCTCGGTGCCATGACGGCGGGGCTCGTCCTCGCCGTCTTCGCCGTGGCCGCGCTGGTCGTGCTGCCGTTCGCCGGGCGGGCGATCGTCCGGCGGGGCCCGCTGCCGGTGCTGGTTGCCGCCCTGGTCACCGCTGCGCTCGGGGCGCTGAGCCTGGGGCTCGCGGGAAGCGCCGTATCCGTACTGCTGTCGGCGGCAGCGCTCGGTGCGGGGCAGGCCGTGATGCAGCCTGCGCTCGCGACGATGATCGTCGACTGCTCCACCGCGGAGACTCGGTCGCGGGCCTTCGCGACGCAGTTCTTCCTGCAGAACCTGGGGTTGGGGGTCGGCGGGCTCATCGGTGGTCACCTGGTCGACGCTTCGAGCGTCTCGTCCTTCACTCTGCTGTTCTCGATCGAGGCGGCGATGTTCCTGCTGCTCGTCGTGGTGATGGCGACGGTGCGGATGCCGCGGGCGCCGCGGATCGAGGGAGCGCCGGGGGCCGAGTCGGGCAAGGGGAGCTGGAAGCAGTTGCTCCAGAACCGGGCCATGGTGCAGCTGTGTGTGCTGGGCTTCGTGCTGTTCTTCGCCTGCTACGGGCAGTTCGAGTCGGGGCTCAGCGCGTACGGGGTCGAGGCGGCCGGGGTTTCCACGTCTGCGCTCGGGACCGCGCTCGCGGCCAACACCGCGATGATCGTGGTGGCTCAGTTCGCCGTGCTGAAGTTCGTCGAGCGGCGGAGCCGGTCGCGGGTGATCGCGGCGGTCGGGCTTATCTGGGCCGTGGCGTGGGTTGCGGCGGGGTATGCCGGGCTGGGGCACGGGAGCCAGGAGATGGCTACGGCCGCCTTCATCTCCACGTATGCGTTGTTCGGGCTGGGTGAGGCGATGTTGTCGCCGACCGTTGCTCCGCTGGTGGCTGATCTGGCGCCGGAGGGGATGGCTGGGCAGTACAACTCGGCGTTTGCGCTGGTCAAGCAGCTTGCGTTGGCTGTGGGGCCGGCTGTGGGCGGGCCGATGGGCGCCTCGCTGCATGGGCCGTATGTCGTGACGTTTCTGTTGTTCTCGTTGGGGATCATGTATCTCGCTGTGCGGTTGGGGCGGGAGCTCACTGCGGTGCAGGATCGGCCGTGGGTGGGGAAGAGTCGAGTGGTGGCGCAGGGGACTGCGTCCGCTGCGGGGCAGGCTCGGGCGCGCGCCTGA
- a CDS encoding TetR/AcrR family transcriptional regulator, whose product MHVQDSRWSSASTITPGGGVGGTMSAAASNGRGDASRTTPLRVDAQRNLEHVLRAAREVFGELGYGAPMEDVARRARVGVGTVYRRFPSKDVLVRRIAEEETSRLTDQARAALGQEDEPWSALSRFLRTSVASGAGRLLPPQVLRVGVAEDGAALDEARVPQQRMQPGVGELRLVPEQPAAAPVDPVDDAGTAALLDVVGQLVERARAAGELRGDVSVSDVLLVIATAAPSLPDAAQQAAASARLLDILLEGLRSRPQA is encoded by the coding sequence ATGCATGTTCAGGATTCTCGATGGTCTTCCGCATCCACCATCACACCCGGTGGCGGGGTGGGCGGCACGATGAGCGCGGCTGCGAGCAACGGACGCGGGGACGCGTCGCGTACGACTCCGCTGCGCGTGGACGCACAGCGCAATCTGGAGCACGTGCTGCGTGCGGCGCGTGAGGTCTTCGGCGAGCTGGGGTACGGCGCGCCGATGGAGGACGTGGCGCGGCGCGCGCGGGTCGGCGTCGGGACGGTGTACCGGCGCTTCCCGAGCAAGGACGTCCTGGTGCGGCGGATAGCCGAGGAGGAGACCTCCCGGCTGACCGACCAGGCACGTGCGGCGCTCGGTCAGGAGGACGAGCCGTGGTCGGCGCTCTCGCGCTTCCTGCGCACGTCGGTGGCGTCCGGCGCGGGTCGGCTGCTGCCGCCGCAGGTGCTGCGGGTCGGGGTCGCCGAGGACGGCGCCGCGCTCGACGAGGCCCGGGTGCCGCAGCAGCGGATGCAGCCGGGCGTCGGTGAACTGCGGCTGGTGCCCGAACAGCCTGCGGCGGCGCCGGTCGACCCGGTGGACGACGCGGGGACGGCTGCGCTGCTCGACGTGGTGGGCCAGCTCGTGGAGCGGGCGCGCGCGGCAGGCGAGCTGCGTGGCGACGTGTCGGTGTCGGACGTCCTGCTGGTGATCGCGACGGCGGCGCCCTCGCTGCCGGATGCGGCGCAGCAGGCGGCGGCCTCGGCGCGACTGCTGGACATCCTGCTGGAGGGGCTGCGGTCGCGGCCTCAGGCGTGA
- a CDS encoding MarR family winged helix-turn-helix transcriptional regulator — translation MGDTPGISEPTLEEQIAAYQREFQDLDPQVEKVVSALSRLNRRMNVAYGRQTSALGISNAEWEVLKALVLSGAPYCMGPSDLAKGLGLTPAAMTHRIDRMVAEGLVTRERDESNRVRVIVELTAEGREKWLEAMRLASVFEEDLLQDLSAEERATLGEVLTRLLRRVEHAQPDAGGRLSDLD, via the coding sequence ATGGGCGACACCCCCGGTATCAGCGAACCGACACTCGAAGAACAGATCGCCGCCTACCAGCGCGAGTTCCAGGACCTCGACCCCCAGGTCGAGAAGGTCGTCTCGGCGCTGTCCCGCCTGAACCGCCGCATGAACGTCGCCTACGGCCGCCAGACCTCCGCCCTCGGCATCAGCAACGCCGAGTGGGAGGTCCTCAAGGCTCTCGTCCTCTCCGGCGCCCCCTACTGCATGGGCCCCAGCGACCTCGCCAAGGGCCTCGGCCTCACCCCGGCAGCCATGACCCACCGCATCGATCGCATGGTCGCCGAGGGGCTGGTCACCCGGGAGCGGGACGAGTCGAACCGCGTCCGCGTCATCGTCGAGCTGACCGCCGAGGGCAGGGAGAAGTGGCTGGAGGCGATGCGGCTCGCGTCGGTCTTCGAGGAGGATCTCCTCCAGGACCTCTCGGCGGAGGAGCGCGCCACGCTGGGCGAGGTCCTCACCCGCCTGCTCCGCAGAGTGGAGCACGCCCAGCCGGACGCCGGCGGACGCCTCAGCGACCTGGACTGA
- a CDS encoding sigma-70 family RNA polymerase sigma factor, whose product MSVDGWDESRGDGDSASPQVPSQGGRADLPPGGDPMEGRSPGRAEGSVPAQRDRREDSVLPPPRELAPPDLPTRELPPSDADLIGRMRSGDDTAYEELYRRHAGAVRRYARTCCRDAHTADDLTAEVFARMLQAVRRGSGPEHAVRAYLLTSIRRAAADWTKSVRREQLVDDFAVFAAQSTRVAEVSDDDTLDLGADVRAMHEAEQSMAMQAFRSLPERWQAVLWHTEVEDESPSEVATLFGLDANGTRVLASRAREGLKQAYLQAHVSASLASDEECARHADRLGAYARGSLRTRAERGMRKHLEECPKCRLAAGQIKEVAGGIPAVVPVAVIGWFGAAGYAKAAGLIAGGAGAGAAGAVGAASAAGGGSSGGASSGGGAAASEGLGAPLKAGIAAGVVAVGVVAAIVLALAGNETPADKQDAKQPPVPSPIVEETPTPRPTEPTEPTEPTEKEPVPHPPAIIPADHPDATPTPASPPTRTPSPTPTTSPTPTPTPTPTPTPTPTPAPTPPPAPVDYRWSDLSYNISGDGSEPEMRIGESSWVWQRHGVSIGDERYANGVTVHGRSSVTIDLNRECSAYTAMAGVDDSTLGLGKFRFSVYADGVRLWRSAVIEGGDPAVPIHVNLTGRETVRLVVEPHRTFDTLLLADWAESKFSCV is encoded by the coding sequence ATGAGCGTTGACGGGTGGGACGAGTCACGCGGTGACGGTGACTCGGCGTCTCCGCAGGTGCCGAGTCAGGGCGGACGGGCGGACCTCCCACCGGGCGGCGACCCCATGGAGGGGCGCTCACCGGGCCGCGCGGAGGGCAGTGTCCCGGCCCAGCGCGACCGACGCGAGGACAGCGTGCTGCCTCCGCCCCGCGAGCTGGCGCCCCCTGACCTGCCGACGCGCGAACTGCCGCCGTCGGACGCCGACCTGATCGGCCGGATGCGGTCCGGTGACGACACCGCCTACGAGGAGTTGTACCGCCGCCACGCGGGAGCGGTGCGCCGGTACGCGCGCACCTGCTGTCGCGACGCCCACACCGCGGACGACCTCACCGCCGAGGTATTCGCCCGCATGCTGCAGGCCGTACGCCGCGGATCCGGCCCCGAGCACGCCGTACGCGCCTATCTGCTCACCTCGATCCGGCGTGCCGCGGCGGACTGGACGAAGTCGGTGCGGCGGGAGCAACTGGTCGACGACTTCGCGGTGTTCGCCGCGCAGTCCACCCGGGTCGCCGAGGTGTCCGACGACGACACGCTCGACCTGGGCGCGGACGTGCGGGCGATGCACGAGGCCGAGCAGTCCATGGCCATGCAGGCCTTCCGGTCGCTGCCGGAGCGCTGGCAGGCCGTGCTGTGGCACACCGAGGTCGAGGACGAGTCGCCGAGCGAGGTCGCCACGCTGTTCGGGCTCGACGCCAACGGCACGCGCGTGCTCGCCAGCCGCGCCCGCGAAGGGCTCAAGCAGGCCTACCTCCAGGCCCACGTCAGCGCCAGCCTCGCCAGCGACGAGGAGTGCGCCCGCCATGCCGACCGGCTCGGCGCCTACGCCCGCGGCAGCCTGCGCACCCGCGCCGAGCGGGGCATGCGCAAGCACCTGGAGGAGTGCCCAAAGTGCCGCCTGGCCGCGGGCCAGATCAAGGAAGTCGCCGGTGGTATCCCGGCCGTCGTGCCGGTCGCGGTCATCGGCTGGTTCGGCGCCGCCGGGTACGCCAAGGCGGCCGGGCTCATCGCCGGCGGCGCAGGGGCGGGTGCGGCCGGCGCGGTCGGCGCGGCCTCCGCGGCGGGCGGCGGTTCCTCCGGCGGGGCGAGTTCCGGGGGCGGTGCGGCGGCCTCCGAGGGGCTGGGCGCGCCGTTGAAGGCCGGGATCGCTGCCGGTGTGGTCGCCGTCGGCGTGGTGGCGGCGATCGTGCTCGCGCTCGCCGGCAACGAGACGCCGGCCGACAAGCAGGACGCCAAGCAACCCCCCGTGCCCTCCCCCATCGTCGAGGAGACACCGACGCCCAGGCCGACGGAACCGACGGAGCCGACGGAGCCGACGGAGAAGGAGCCCGTCCCGCACCCGCCGGCGATCATCCCGGCCGACCATCCCGACGCGACCCCGACACCGGCCTCGCCTCCCACCCGCACACCCAGTCCGACGCCCACGACCTCCCCGACGCCGACTCCGACACCCACACCGACGCCGACACCCACCCCCACGCCGGCTCCGACGCCTCCGCCCGCCCCGGTCGACTACCGGTGGAGCGACCTGTCGTACAACATTTCCGGCGACGGCAGCGAGCCCGAGATGCGGATCGGTGAGAGCAGCTGGGTGTGGCAGCGACACGGTGTGTCGATCGGCGACGAGCGGTACGCGAACGGGGTCACCGTGCACGGCCGGTCCTCCGTCACCATCGACCTCAACCGGGAGTGCTCCGCCTACACGGCGATGGCCGGCGTCGACGACTCGACGCTGGGGCTGGGCAAGTTCCGCTTCTCGGTGTACGCCGACGGCGTCCGGTTGTGGCGCTCCGCGGTCATCGAGGGCGGGGACCCGGCCGTGCCCATCCATGTGAACCTCACCGGACGGGAGACCGTCCGGCTGGTGGTCGAGCCGCACCGCACCTTCGACACCCTGCTGTTGGCGGACTGGGCGGAGTCCAAGTTCAGCTGCGTGTAG
- a CDS encoding NAD(P)/FAD-dependent oxidoreductase gives MVKERARILVVGGGYVGMYTALRLQRRLQPELGRGEAEITVVTPDPYMTYQPFLPEAAAGSISPRHVVVPLRRVLPRCRVIIGEATAIDHAKRTATLTTLASEEEGTGSEQLSYDELVLAPGSIARTLPIPGLADHGIGFKTVEEAIGLRNHVIEQMDIASSTRDPAIRDAALTFVFVGGGYAGVEALGELEDMARYATRYYHNVSPEDMKWILVEATDRILPEVGEDMGRYTVTELRRRNIDVRLHTRLESCADRVAVLSDGARFPTRTVVWTAGVKPHPILAATDLPLNERGRLKGTPELTIEGTTHAWAAGDAAAVPDVTAAEPGTECAPNAQHALRQAKVLGDNIAHTLRGEPLETYAHKYAGSVASLGFHKGVAQVYGRKLKGYPAWFMHRVYHLSRVPTFNRKARVLAEWTLSGLFKREVVSLGSLEHPRAEFELAAGGKHPLNPEDDPKGSS, from the coding sequence ATGGTGAAGGAACGTGCGCGCATTCTCGTTGTCGGCGGCGGCTACGTCGGGATGTACACGGCCCTGCGTCTCCAGCGGAGGCTGCAACCGGAACTCGGCCGGGGCGAGGCCGAGATCACGGTCGTCACTCCCGACCCGTACATGACGTATCAGCCATTCCTGCCCGAAGCGGCCGCCGGCTCGATCTCCCCGCGCCATGTGGTCGTACCGCTGCGCCGCGTCCTGCCCCGCTGCAGGGTCATCATCGGCGAGGCCACCGCCATCGACCACGCCAAGCGCACCGCGACCCTCACCACCCTCGCCTCCGAGGAGGAGGGCACAGGCAGCGAACAGCTGTCCTACGACGAACTCGTCCTCGCCCCCGGCTCCATCGCGCGCACCCTCCCCATCCCCGGCCTCGCCGACCACGGCATCGGCTTCAAGACCGTCGAAGAGGCCATCGGCCTGCGCAACCACGTCATCGAGCAGATGGACATCGCCTCCTCCACCCGCGACCCCGCGATCCGCGACGCGGCCCTCACCTTCGTCTTCGTCGGCGGCGGATACGCCGGCGTCGAGGCGCTCGGCGAACTCGAGGACATGGCCCGCTACGCCACGCGCTACTACCACAACGTCAGCCCCGAGGACATGAAGTGGATCCTCGTCGAGGCCACGGACCGCATCCTGCCCGAGGTCGGCGAGGACATGGGCCGCTACACCGTCACCGAACTGCGCCGCCGCAACATCGACGTACGCCTGCACACCCGCCTGGAGTCCTGCGCGGACCGCGTCGCCGTCCTCAGCGACGGCGCCCGCTTCCCGACCCGTACGGTCGTCTGGACGGCCGGCGTCAAGCCCCACCCGATCCTCGCCGCGACCGACCTGCCACTTAATGAGCGCGGCAGGCTGAAGGGCACCCCCGAGCTGACGATCGAGGGCACTACGCACGCGTGGGCCGCAGGCGACGCCGCCGCAGTCCCCGACGTCACCGCCGCCGAACCCGGCACGGAGTGCGCCCCCAACGCGCAGCACGCCCTGCGCCAGGCCAAGGTGCTGGGCGACAACATCGCGCACACCCTGCGCGGCGAACCGCTGGAGACCTACGCCCACAAATACGCCGGTTCGGTCGCCTCCCTCGGTTTCCACAAGGGTGTCGCGCAGGTCTACGGGCGCAAGCTCAAGGGCTACCCTGCCTGGTTCATGCACCGCGTCTACCACCTCAGCAGGGTGCCGACCTTCAACCGCAAGGCCCGCGTCCTCGCCGAATGGACCCTCTCGGGGCTCTTCAAGAGGGAGGTCGTCTCCCTGGGTTCACTCGAACACCCCCGTGCGGAGTTCGAACTCGCGGCCGGTGGAAAGCATCCTCTCAACCCGGAAGACGACCCGAAGGGGTCGTCCTGA